The following proteins are encoded in a genomic region of Chaetodon auriga isolate fChaAug3 chromosome 8, fChaAug3.hap1, whole genome shotgun sequence:
- the cep162 gene encoding centrosomal protein of 162 kDa isoform X8, whose amino-acid sequence MSHRLTKEELDEQFELFLKESISDDSVDLGGTDKQPSAKSSWKSAQKPTVSWWEDDDHSVRGTQTGLLGSGKTFRKSFRKSQSIREEEEDPGDAGLKEEEQEAAAVIRDSAEIEDSVMVPAANTTNIGLDTLEEEEEKARFFAQLEEGASATIDYSKLNRELDSTSSTIGTSLRKAEEAVEQSDDDQRKARVTEPVRESPAYTGSPHYSEDFEEEENGKEPREEKSKMSPVLAKVSLYDSLDDNSGDNRRKDTAGSLDRGQSYVQSGGSEMDALHEAYRQIHAVEDSDDHHHHYLSLEGRGAINRPVSPSSPPQHARLSLQPASTNESELPTAEELMRPIRPEEDHMRGFTLQPVSAVVDQEKKPHLLERTFPDVTSPESQLKPPGEADPIAGIKGARRLRSPDSPNLNLTWSIRQEVERLMQDQDKYSPSTSSQAGKVKKQLASHGSTVSHHSTSSVRKPTVAPVRGRRGVEGGTAVISRSAGLSRATATTRAQPSISRPLQHPQKRNKSTKSQEKDDNTADPGLKVSSELVASVQSLVTVLQQQMITSSPQDATDTQEARLTHDLPKDNTVEDSSLVKALRVQLDHKERELQVMKEGAEELQSLRQQNYVLQSKLRSAEEASEKKRWAEATDSAREERLQQMDKEIREQEVLLKGYQQENEKLYLQMKAQQAKSKANEEVMFNENQRLLNELAFTREKLNKTSKPVGNVCLMDHTQRITDLLAQINTFQSNEATLSEDIRRLKQEKQALDVDLQLMKKERDLAKAQAMSASGDKTFEMRVLEDKHREEVTALKKKLQWFAENQELLDRDAGRLKAATAEIQQLKEQVEKLKMDVGKRSSEQQRKAKERTVDTKKMQDLERQVKELEQVLRHRNPNSLPALIYAAATAGSPEDMDAAKTSPPSRINALLERRIQRLEAELESHDEEAKRSLRAMEQQFHRIKLRYEHQISQLEQQLEAANSAPGTEPWMSQVRSLEEELQRVKETQQEKEKVHQDQIESLQQQLKQKAHPSPGRHQRQAEAAFGVRIERLNQELSAKTRSIQELNRTVERLQKERRNMLSVPNIRPETRSAETRVQPGPAKALASVTAGETCGEKGTFPAAHYEKTYQPTVFTGSHISEVLQENEALKQHVELLELQSQQDKEALKADAVHAKEELCRLQEQSAEQLSAIKAEHFRVLDQLRATHALEHSSSKVAELANKLNTQEVVVKHLKDQLKELQGAKEALTISRTREDALQKQLTRLLKELKEAKEAQSPEVKLLCSLERKILSMELRHQDREKELQQVIGGSWQALDADQQSNRHRAEVEHWKRLAQDKSRELEAFRLELDSILDILRHLQRQGVVLPITAPPTQRRYDVCQ is encoded by the exons TCCATCTCAGATGACTCTGTGGATTTGGGCGGCACTGACAAGCAGCCCAGTGCTAAAAGCAGTTGGAAGTCAGCACAGAAACCAACAGTGTCTTGGTGGGAAGATGATGACCACAGCGTTCGGGGAACACAGACAG gaCTGCTGGGATCTGGGAAGACTTTCAGGAAGTCTTTTAGGAAGTCTCAGTCTATtcgggaggaggaggaggatccaGGAGATGCTGGTTTgaaggaagaagagcaggaagcagctgctgtcatcagAGACAGTGCTGAGATAGAGG ACTCAGTGATGGTACCAGCCGCAAACACTACCAACATTGGTTTGGACactctggaggaagaagaggaaaaagccAGATTCTTTGCCCAGCTCGAGGAAGGAGCCTCAGCAACTATAGATTACTCCAAGCTGAACAGGGAGCTGGACTCAACAAGTTCTACCATCGGAACAAGCCTCAG GAAAGCTGAGGAAGCAGTGGAACAGAGTGATGATGATCAGAGAAAGGCCAGAGTCACAGAGCCTGTCAGAGAGTCTCCAG CTTATACAGGCTCTCCACACTACAGTGAAGAttttgaggaagaggagaatggAAAAGAGCCACGGGAGGAG AAGTCTAAAATGTCTCCAGTTCTTGCCAAAG TTTCCCTCTATGATTCCCTGGATGACAACAGTGGAGACAACAGAAGGAAGGACACAGCAGGATCACTGGACAGAG GCCAGTCATATGTGCAGAGTGGGGGCTCAGAGATGGATGCTCTTCATGAGGCCTACAGACAGATCCACGCTGTGGAAGATTCAGATGACCATCATCACCATTATTTATCTCTGGAAGGGAGGGGGGCGATCAACAGACCTGTGTCTCCATCATCCCCCCCTCAGCATGCCAGACTGTCTCTTCAACCTGCTTCTACCAATGAGTCAG agCTCCCCACAGCAGAAGAGTTAATGAGACCCATCCGGCCAGAGGAGGACCATATGAGAGGCTTCACTCTCCAGCCTGTCAG TGCTGTAGTTGACCAAGAAAAGAAACCCCACTTATTGGAAAGGACTTTCCCAGATGTGACATCTCCAGAGTCACAACTGAAGCCACCAGGAGAGGCTGACCCCATTGCAGGGATAAAGGGAGCCAGGAGATTAAGGTCCCCAGACTCTCCCAACCTCAACCTGACATGGAgcatcagacaggaagtagagagGCTGATGCAGGATCAGGACAAATACTCGCCTTCCACATCCTCTCAGGCTGGCAAAGTTAAGAAACAACTG gccTCCCATGGCTCCACTGTTTCTCATCACTCTACATCTTCAGTGAGGAAACCCACTGTGGCTCCTGtgagaggcaggagaggagtggaggggggGACAGCAGTGATCAGCAGGTCAGCAGGACTCAGCAGAGCGACTGCAACCACCAGAGCCCAGCCTTCGATCTCCCGTCCTCTGCAGCAtccacagaaaagaaacaaatccACAAAGAGCCAAGAAAAGGATGACAACACAG CAGATCCAGGTCTAAAGGTGAGCAGTGAGCTGGTGGCATCTGTTCAGTCCTTAGTTACTGTCCTTCAACAGCAGATGATCACCAGCAGTCCTCAAGAtgctacagacacacaagaagCCAGACTGACGCATGATCTTCCAAAGGACAAT acagtggaggacagcTCTCTGGTGAAGGCGCTGAGAGTCCAGCTGGATCACAAAGAGAGGGAGCTGCAGGTGATGAAGGAAGGAGCAGAAGAGCTCCAGTCACTCAGACAACAAAACTACGTACTGCAGAGCAag CTGCGAAGTGCAGAAGAAGCCAGTGAGAAGAAGAGATGGGCTGAGGCCACTGACTCTGCTCGAGAGGAAAGACTTCAGCAGATGGATAAAGaaatcagagagcaggaggtgCTCCTGAAGGGTTACCAGCAG GAGAATGAGaagctgtatttgcaaatgaaGGCTCAGCAGGCCAAGAGTAAGGCCAATGAGGAGGTCATGTTTAATGAAAACCAGAGGCTGCTGAATGAGCTGGCTTTCACCAG GGAGAAGTTGAATAAAACCTCTAAGCCTGTGGGGAATGTCTGCTTAATGGATCACACTCAACGTATAACAGACTTGTTAGctcaaataaatacatttcag AGCAATGAGGCCACGCTGTCTGAGGACATTCGCAGACTGAAGCAAGAAAAGCAGGCTCTGGACGTAGACCTGCAGCtaatgaagaaagagagagacctAGCTAAAGCTCAGGCCATGTCTGCCTCAG GTGACAAGACTTTTGAGATGCGGGTATTAGAGGACaagcacagagaggaagtgacagCGCTGAAAAAGAAGCTGCAGTGGTTTGCTGAGaaccaggagctgctggacaGAGACGCAGGCAGACTGAAGGCTGCTACAGCTGAGATACAGCAGCTCAAAGAGCAG GTCGAGAAGCTGAAAATGGATGTGGGCAAAAGAAGCAGTGAGCAGCAAAGAAAGGCCAAagagagaacagtggacactAAAAAGATGCAGGACCTGGAGCGACAG GTCAAGGAGCTGGAGCAGGTACTAAGACATAGAAACCCAAACTCCCTGCCTGCTCTGATCTAcgctgcagccacagctggcAGTCCAGAGGATATGGACGCTGCCAAGACGTCCCCACCCAGCAGGATCAATGCCCTGCTGGAGCGCAGGATTCAGCGTCTGGAGGCCGAGCTGGAGAGTCACGATGAGGAGGCCAAGCGCAGCCTGCGGGCCATGGAACAGCAGTTCCACCGGATCAAG CTCCGTTACGAGCATCAGATCtcacagctggagcagcagctggaagcAGCAAATTCAGCACCTGGGACCGAGCCGTGGATGTCACAGGTTCGATCGCtggaggaagagctgcagcGTGTGAAGGAAACccagcaggagaaagagaaagtccACCAGGACCAGATCGagtctctccagcagcagctcaaacaaAAG GCCCACCCAAGTCCAGGTCGACACCAGCGTCAGGCCGAGGCCGCATTTGGCGTCCGAATCGAGCGGCTGAACCAAGAGCTCAGTGCCAAGACACGAAGCATTCAGGAGCTGAACCGCACTGTGGAGAGActgcagaaggagaggaggaacatgcTGTCTGTCCCCAACATAAGACCAGAAACCCGTTCTGCAGAGACCAGAGTGCAGCCAGGCCCAGCCAAAGCACTGGCTTCTGTTACTGCAGGAGAAACGTGTGGAGAGAAAGGAACGTTTCCAGCTGCTCATTACGAGAAGACCTACCAGCCCACTGTCTTCACAG GCAGTCATATCTCAGAGGTTCTGCAGGAGAACGAGGCTCTGAAGCAGCacgtggagctgctggagctgcagagtcagcaGGACAAGGAGGCATTAAAGGCTGATGCAGTACACGCCAAGGAGGAGCTGTGCAG GCTACAGGAGCAGTCCGCAGAGCAGCTGTCTGCTATAAAAGCAGAACACTTCAGGGTGTTAGACCAGCTGCGTGCCACCCATGCCCTGGAACACTCGTCCTCAAAGGTTGCTGAACTAGCCAATAAACTCAACACTCAGGAG GTCGTGGTGAAGCATTTGAAAGACCAGCTGAAAGAGCTGCAGGGAGCTAAAGAGGCTCTGACAATATCCAGGACCCGAGAGGACGCGCTGCAAAAGCAG CTGACCAGACTGCTGAAAGAGCTGAAGGAAGCTAAAGAAGCTCAGAGCCCAGAGGTGAAACTCCTGTGTAGCCTGGAGAGGAAGATCCTCAGCATGGAGCTCAGACACCAGGACCGAgagaaagagctgcagcag GTGATTGGGGGGTCATGGCAGGCATTAGATGCTGATCAGCAGTctaacagacacagagcagaggtggagcaCTGGAAGCGTCTGGCTCAGGAcaagagcagagagctggaggctTTCCGTCTGGAGCTGGACTCCATCCTGGACATCCTGAGACATCTCCAAAGACAGGGAGTGGTCCTGCCCATCACAGCCCCGCCTACCCAGAGACGTTAtgatgtgtgtcagtga
- the cep162 gene encoding centrosomal protein of 162 kDa isoform X7 → MSHRLTKEELDEQFELFLKESISDDSVDLGGTDKQPSAKSSWKSAQKPTVSWWEDDDHSVRGTQTGMAKSRFIKTKKSQPENNDGLLGSGKTFRKSFRKSQSIREEEEDPGDAGLKEEEQEAAAVIRDSAEIEDSVMVPAANTTNIGLDTLEEEEEKARFFAQLEEGASATIDYSKLNRELDSTSSTIGTSLRKAEEAVEQSDDDQRKARVTEPVRESPAYTGSPHYSEDFEEEENGKEPREEKSKMSPVLAKVSLYDSLDDNSGDNRRKDTAGSLDRGQSYVQSGGSEMDALHEAYRQIHAVEDSDDHHHHYLSLEGRGAINRPVSPSSPPQHARLSLQPASTNESELPTAEELMRPIRPEEDHMRGFTLQPVSAVVDQEKKPHLLERTFPDVTSPESQLKPPGEADPIAGIKGARRLRSPDSPNLNLTWSIRQEVERLMQDQDKYSPSTSSQAGKVKKQLASHGSTVSHHSTSSVRKPTVAPVRGRRGVEGGTAVISRSAGLSRATATTRAQPSISRPLQHPQKRNKSTKSQEKDDNTDPGLKVSSELVASVQSLVTVLQQQMITSSPQDATDTQEARLTHDLPKDNTVEDSSLVKALRVQLDHKERELQVMKEGAEELQSLRQQNYVLQSKLRSAEEASEKKRWAEATDSAREERLQQMDKEIREQEVLLKGYQQENEKLYLQMKAQQAKSKANEEVMFNENQRLLNELAFTREKLNKTSKPVGNVCLMDHTQRITDLLAQINTFQSNEATLSEDIRRLKQEKQALDVDLQLMKKERDLAKAQAMSASGDKTFEMRVLEDKHREEVTALKKKLQWFAENQELLDRDAGRLKAATAEIQQLKEQVEKLKMDVGKRSSEQQRKAKERTVDTKKMQDLERQVKELEQVLRHRNPNSLPALIYAAATAGSPEDMDAAKTSPPSRINALLERRIQRLEAELESHDEEAKRSLRAMEQQFHRIKLRYEHQISQLEQQLEAANSAPGTEPWMSQVRSLEEELQRVKETQQEKEKVHQDQIESLQQQLKQKAHPSPGRHQRQAEAAFGVRIERLNQELSAKTRSIQELNRTVERLQKERRNMLSVPNIRPETRSAETRVQPGPAKALASVTAGETCGEKGTFPAAHYEKTYQPTVFTGSHISEVLQENEALKQHVELLELQSQQDKEALKADAVHAKEELCRLQEQSAEQLSAIKAEHFRVLDQLRATHALEHSSSKVAELANKLNTQEVVVKHLKDQLKELQGAKEALTISRTREDALQKQLTRLLKELKEAKEAQSPEVKLLCSLERKILSMELRHQDREKELQQVIGGSWQALDADQQSNRHRAEVEHWKRLAQDKSRELEAFRLELDSILDILRHLQRQGVVLPITAPPTQRRYDVCQ, encoded by the exons TCCATCTCAGATGACTCTGTGGATTTGGGCGGCACTGACAAGCAGCCCAGTGCTAAAAGCAGTTGGAAGTCAGCACAGAAACCAACAGTGTCTTGGTGGGAAGATGATGACCACAGCGTTCGGGGAACACAGACAG GGATGGCCAAAAGCAGATTTATCAAAACCAAGAAATCTCAGCCTGAGAACAACGATG gaCTGCTGGGATCTGGGAAGACTTTCAGGAAGTCTTTTAGGAAGTCTCAGTCTATtcgggaggaggaggaggatccaGGAGATGCTGGTTTgaaggaagaagagcaggaagcagctgctgtcatcagAGACAGTGCTGAGATAGAGG ACTCAGTGATGGTACCAGCCGCAAACACTACCAACATTGGTTTGGACactctggaggaagaagaggaaaaagccAGATTCTTTGCCCAGCTCGAGGAAGGAGCCTCAGCAACTATAGATTACTCCAAGCTGAACAGGGAGCTGGACTCAACAAGTTCTACCATCGGAACAAGCCTCAG GAAAGCTGAGGAAGCAGTGGAACAGAGTGATGATGATCAGAGAAAGGCCAGAGTCACAGAGCCTGTCAGAGAGTCTCCAG CTTATACAGGCTCTCCACACTACAGTGAAGAttttgaggaagaggagaatggAAAAGAGCCACGGGAGGAG AAGTCTAAAATGTCTCCAGTTCTTGCCAAAG TTTCCCTCTATGATTCCCTGGATGACAACAGTGGAGACAACAGAAGGAAGGACACAGCAGGATCACTGGACAGAG GCCAGTCATATGTGCAGAGTGGGGGCTCAGAGATGGATGCTCTTCATGAGGCCTACAGACAGATCCACGCTGTGGAAGATTCAGATGACCATCATCACCATTATTTATCTCTGGAAGGGAGGGGGGCGATCAACAGACCTGTGTCTCCATCATCCCCCCCTCAGCATGCCAGACTGTCTCTTCAACCTGCTTCTACCAATGAGTCAG agCTCCCCACAGCAGAAGAGTTAATGAGACCCATCCGGCCAGAGGAGGACCATATGAGAGGCTTCACTCTCCAGCCTGTCAG TGCTGTAGTTGACCAAGAAAAGAAACCCCACTTATTGGAAAGGACTTTCCCAGATGTGACATCTCCAGAGTCACAACTGAAGCCACCAGGAGAGGCTGACCCCATTGCAGGGATAAAGGGAGCCAGGAGATTAAGGTCCCCAGACTCTCCCAACCTCAACCTGACATGGAgcatcagacaggaagtagagagGCTGATGCAGGATCAGGACAAATACTCGCCTTCCACATCCTCTCAGGCTGGCAAAGTTAAGAAACAACTG gccTCCCATGGCTCCACTGTTTCTCATCACTCTACATCTTCAGTGAGGAAACCCACTGTGGCTCCTGtgagaggcaggagaggagtggaggggggGACAGCAGTGATCAGCAGGTCAGCAGGACTCAGCAGAGCGACTGCAACCACCAGAGCCCAGCCTTCGATCTCCCGTCCTCTGCAGCAtccacagaaaagaaacaaatccACAAAGAGCCAAGAAAAGGATGACAACACAG ATCCAGGTCTAAAGGTGAGCAGTGAGCTGGTGGCATCTGTTCAGTCCTTAGTTACTGTCCTTCAACAGCAGATGATCACCAGCAGTCCTCAAGAtgctacagacacacaagaagCCAGACTGACGCATGATCTTCCAAAGGACAAT acagtggaggacagcTCTCTGGTGAAGGCGCTGAGAGTCCAGCTGGATCACAAAGAGAGGGAGCTGCAGGTGATGAAGGAAGGAGCAGAAGAGCTCCAGTCACTCAGACAACAAAACTACGTACTGCAGAGCAag CTGCGAAGTGCAGAAGAAGCCAGTGAGAAGAAGAGATGGGCTGAGGCCACTGACTCTGCTCGAGAGGAAAGACTTCAGCAGATGGATAAAGaaatcagagagcaggaggtgCTCCTGAAGGGTTACCAGCAG GAGAATGAGaagctgtatttgcaaatgaaGGCTCAGCAGGCCAAGAGTAAGGCCAATGAGGAGGTCATGTTTAATGAAAACCAGAGGCTGCTGAATGAGCTGGCTTTCACCAG GGAGAAGTTGAATAAAACCTCTAAGCCTGTGGGGAATGTCTGCTTAATGGATCACACTCAACGTATAACAGACTTGTTAGctcaaataaatacatttcag AGCAATGAGGCCACGCTGTCTGAGGACATTCGCAGACTGAAGCAAGAAAAGCAGGCTCTGGACGTAGACCTGCAGCtaatgaagaaagagagagacctAGCTAAAGCTCAGGCCATGTCTGCCTCAG GTGACAAGACTTTTGAGATGCGGGTATTAGAGGACaagcacagagaggaagtgacagCGCTGAAAAAGAAGCTGCAGTGGTTTGCTGAGaaccaggagctgctggacaGAGACGCAGGCAGACTGAAGGCTGCTACAGCTGAGATACAGCAGCTCAAAGAGCAG GTCGAGAAGCTGAAAATGGATGTGGGCAAAAGAAGCAGTGAGCAGCAAAGAAAGGCCAAagagagaacagtggacactAAAAAGATGCAGGACCTGGAGCGACAG GTCAAGGAGCTGGAGCAGGTACTAAGACATAGAAACCCAAACTCCCTGCCTGCTCTGATCTAcgctgcagccacagctggcAGTCCAGAGGATATGGACGCTGCCAAGACGTCCCCACCCAGCAGGATCAATGCCCTGCTGGAGCGCAGGATTCAGCGTCTGGAGGCCGAGCTGGAGAGTCACGATGAGGAGGCCAAGCGCAGCCTGCGGGCCATGGAACAGCAGTTCCACCGGATCAAG CTCCGTTACGAGCATCAGATCtcacagctggagcagcagctggaagcAGCAAATTCAGCACCTGGGACCGAGCCGTGGATGTCACAGGTTCGATCGCtggaggaagagctgcagcGTGTGAAGGAAACccagcaggagaaagagaaagtccACCAGGACCAGATCGagtctctccagcagcagctcaaacaaAAG GCCCACCCAAGTCCAGGTCGACACCAGCGTCAGGCCGAGGCCGCATTTGGCGTCCGAATCGAGCGGCTGAACCAAGAGCTCAGTGCCAAGACACGAAGCATTCAGGAGCTGAACCGCACTGTGGAGAGActgcagaaggagaggaggaacatgcTGTCTGTCCCCAACATAAGACCAGAAACCCGTTCTGCAGAGACCAGAGTGCAGCCAGGCCCAGCCAAAGCACTGGCTTCTGTTACTGCAGGAGAAACGTGTGGAGAGAAAGGAACGTTTCCAGCTGCTCATTACGAGAAGACCTACCAGCCCACTGTCTTCACAG GCAGTCATATCTCAGAGGTTCTGCAGGAGAACGAGGCTCTGAAGCAGCacgtggagctgctggagctgcagagtcagcaGGACAAGGAGGCATTAAAGGCTGATGCAGTACACGCCAAGGAGGAGCTGTGCAG GCTACAGGAGCAGTCCGCAGAGCAGCTGTCTGCTATAAAAGCAGAACACTTCAGGGTGTTAGACCAGCTGCGTGCCACCCATGCCCTGGAACACTCGTCCTCAAAGGTTGCTGAACTAGCCAATAAACTCAACACTCAGGAG GTCGTGGTGAAGCATTTGAAAGACCAGCTGAAAGAGCTGCAGGGAGCTAAAGAGGCTCTGACAATATCCAGGACCCGAGAGGACGCGCTGCAAAAGCAG CTGACCAGACTGCTGAAAGAGCTGAAGGAAGCTAAAGAAGCTCAGAGCCCAGAGGTGAAACTCCTGTGTAGCCTGGAGAGGAAGATCCTCAGCATGGAGCTCAGACACCAGGACCGAgagaaagagctgcagcag GTGATTGGGGGGTCATGGCAGGCATTAGATGCTGATCAGCAGTctaacagacacagagcagaggtggagcaCTGGAAGCGTCTGGCTCAGGAcaagagcagagagctggaggctTTCCGTCTGGAGCTGGACTCCATCCTGGACATCCTGAGACATCTCCAAAGACAGGGAGTGGTCCTGCCCATCACAGCCCCGCCTACCCAGAGACGTTAtgatgtgtgtcagtga